One part of the Rutidosis leptorrhynchoides isolate AG116_Rl617_1_P2 chromosome 1, CSIRO_AGI_Rlap_v1, whole genome shotgun sequence genome encodes these proteins:
- the LOC139855950 gene encoding uncharacterized protein yields MVCFCFLVDQTRQVRRCKPAAGLCSRCGGGASVADMKTATRFCHVPFYWKSWKAIMCTFCGAILKSYN; encoded by the coding sequence ATGGTGTGCTTTTGCTTTTTGGTAGACCAAACTCGACAAGTGAGACGATGCAAACCAGCAGCCGGTCTTTGTTCGAGGTGCGGTGGAGGAGCGAGTGTAGCCGATATGAAGACTGCCACCAGATTTTGTCATGTCCCGTTTTATTGGAAATCATGGAAAGCTATTATGTGTACTTTCTGTGGTGCTATTCTCAAATCTTATAATTAA